One window of Paenibacillus albicereus genomic DNA carries:
- a CDS encoding DUF456 domain-containing protein, whose translation MTLDIIGWVLVIALFAVGMAGAVYPILPGALAIYAAFFVYGFFISFEPFGWVFWTLQTIIVAALFLADYAVNAWGVKKFGGSRASVIGSTIGILVGPFVIPGFGLLIGPLAGAVIGELIAGSSFDKSLKVGFGAVVGLLSSTLVKIVLQLAMIVLFIVWLLV comes from the coding sequence ATGACGCTCGACATCATCGGCTGGGTGCTCGTCATCGCCCTGTTCGCCGTCGGCATGGCGGGAGCGGTCTATCCGATCCTGCCGGGCGCGCTGGCCATCTACGCGGCCTTTTTCGTCTACGGCTTCTTCATCAGCTTCGAGCCGTTCGGCTGGGTGTTCTGGACGCTGCAGACGATCATCGTCGCCGCGCTGTTCCTGGCGGATTATGCGGTGAACGCCTGGGGCGTCAAAAAATTCGGAGGCTCCCGCGCCTCCGTCATCGGCAGTACGATCGGCATCCTCGTCGGACCGTTCGTCATTCCCGGCTTCGGCCTGCTGATCGGCCCGCTGGCCGGCGCGGTCATCGGCGAGCTGATCGCCGGCTCGAGCTTCGACAAGTCGCTCAAGGTCGGCTTCGGCGCGGTCGTCGGCCTGCTGTCGAGCACGCTGGTCAAGATCGTGCTGCAGCTCGCTATGATCGTCTTGTTCATCGTCTGGCTGCTGGTCTAA
- a CDS encoding Cof-type HAD-IIB family hydrolase, with translation MYKLLALDMDGTTLTDAQTISEENAEWIGRAMEAGITVCFSTGRGFQGAIPFAEQLGLETPLITVNGSEIWSRPHVLHRRTLMGAQEIRRLHELAVRHAEPWFWGYAVEGVFNKEKWIEPADGFDRLHWLKFGYHTENDAIREAIRQEIEGWGSLEITNSSPWNLELNPLGVNKASALRELCGLLGIAMEEAVAIGDSLNDIAAIRECGLGIAMGNAQAEVKEAADAVTLGNNEHGVAHAIREFVLKGRG, from the coding sequence ATGTACAAGCTGCTTGCCCTGGATATGGACGGTACGACGCTGACGGACGCGCAGACGATCAGCGAGGAGAACGCGGAGTGGATCGGACGCGCCATGGAAGCGGGAATCACGGTTTGCTTTTCGACCGGAAGGGGCTTCCAGGGAGCGATTCCATTCGCCGAGCAGCTCGGCCTCGAGACGCCGCTCATCACCGTCAACGGCAGCGAGATCTGGAGCAGGCCGCATGTGCTTCATCGCCGGACGCTCATGGGAGCGCAGGAGATTCGCCGCCTGCACGAGCTGGCCGTCCGCCACGCCGAGCCGTGGTTCTGGGGCTACGCCGTCGAAGGCGTGTTCAACAAGGAGAAGTGGATCGAGCCCGCGGACGGCTTCGACCGTCTGCATTGGCTGAAGTTCGGGTATCATACGGAGAATGACGCGATCCGCGAGGCGATCCGTCAGGAGATCGAAGGCTGGGGCTCGCTGGAGATCACCAACTCCTCGCCCTGGAACCTCGAGCTCAACCCGCTCGGGGTGAACAAGGCGTCGGCGCTGCGCGAGCTGTGCGGCCTGCTCGGCATCGCGATGGAGGAGGCGGTCGCGATCGGCGACAGCCTCAACGACATCGCGGCCATCCGCGAATGCGGCCTCGGCATCGCGATGGGCAACGCCCAGGCCGAGGTCAAGGAAGCGGCCGATGCCGTCACGCTCGGCAACAACGAGCACGGCGTCGCGCACGCGATCCGCGAATTCGTGCTGAAAGGGCGGGGATGA
- a CDS encoding ThuA domain-containing protein, translating into MIKLTIWNEFVHEQEHEEVRKVYPDGIHNALAKGLADAELQIRTATLQEEEHGLSESVLADTDVLVWWGHMAHDRVDDAIVERVHKRVMEGMGLIVLHSGHFSKIFKKLMGTGCDLKWREAGERERIWVVNPAHPIASGLPEQFVLEQEEMYGEHFDIPAPDELVFVSWFEGGNVFRSGCTFHRGQGKIFYFRPGHETHPTYYDANVLKVIANSVRWAAPSGAATPVRGHSEPSLEPIRAKN; encoded by the coding sequence ATGATTAAGCTTACGATCTGGAACGAATTCGTTCACGAGCAAGAACACGAAGAGGTGCGCAAGGTCTATCCGGACGGCATCCACAACGCCCTGGCCAAGGGGCTGGCGGACGCCGAGCTGCAGATCCGCACCGCGACGCTCCAGGAGGAGGAACACGGCCTCAGCGAGAGCGTGCTGGCCGACACCGACGTGCTCGTCTGGTGGGGCCATATGGCGCATGACCGCGTCGACGACGCGATCGTCGAGCGCGTCCACAAGCGCGTCATGGAGGGCATGGGGCTGATCGTGCTCCACTCCGGCCACTTCTCCAAGATTTTCAAGAAGCTGATGGGCACCGGCTGCGACCTCAAGTGGCGCGAAGCCGGCGAGCGCGAGCGCATCTGGGTCGTGAACCCGGCGCATCCGATCGCCTCCGGCCTGCCGGAGCAGTTCGTGCTGGAGCAGGAAGAGATGTACGGCGAGCACTTCGACATTCCCGCGCCGGACGAGCTCGTGTTCGTCAGCTGGTTCGAGGGCGGCAACGTGTTCCGCAGCGGCTGCACGTTCCATCGCGGCCAAGGCAAGATCTTCTACTTCCGCCCGGGCCATGAGACGCATCCGACGTACTACGACGCCAACGTGCTCAAGGTCATCGCGAACTCCGTCCGCTGGGCCGCTCCGTCCGGAGCCGCGACTCCGGTGCGCGGCCACAGCGAGCCGTCGCTCGAGCCGATCCGCGCCAAAAATTAA
- a CDS encoding glycosyltransferase family 2 protein produces MPPTVSIVMPAYNRAHVISRAIESIREQSFQDWELIVADDRSTDRTREVVEAMSSLDRRIRYIRSERSKGPGGARNAGMLEARGSFLAFLDSDDRWLPRHLEASLAAIRRTGADVSFALWIERHGVVETNPFEGEVERRLLREMGEKFGRDGETIVFEKGLFEQFLTMPRNFFQLNTMVLRRELLDQVGLIGEEHHLGEDTTFLMRFFDRCRIALQPEPHSVYYESEDSLYFFCDRRGLDPDQIGADEKLQRRFEELGERSVAVRRQVRRQVEQSDAVTERTRRRLLAGIDYGIAGKYYTLAYLARRDRRRSLGYCRRSLAAKPHLLTLLLAARLLAGRSGGSPMLRRALDLW; encoded by the coding sequence ATGCCGCCTACCGTCAGCATCGTCATGCCCGCCTACAACCGCGCCCATGTCATTTCCCGGGCAATCGAGTCGATTCGAGAGCAGAGCTTCCAGGACTGGGAGCTGATCGTCGCGGACGACCGCAGCACAGACCGTACCCGGGAAGTCGTCGAGGCGATGTCCAGCCTGGACCGCCGCATCCGGTACATCCGAAGCGAGCGGAGCAAGGGACCGGGCGGCGCGCGCAACGCCGGCATGCTGGAGGCGCGGGGGAGCTTTCTCGCCTTCCTCGATTCCGACGACCGCTGGCTGCCCCGGCATCTGGAAGCAAGCCTGGCTGCGATCCGGCGGACAGGAGCGGACGTCTCGTTCGCCCTCTGGATCGAGCGGCACGGCGTCGTCGAGACGAACCCGTTCGAGGGCGAGGTCGAGCGCCGGCTGCTGCGGGAGATGGGAGAGAAGTTCGGCCGGGACGGAGAGACGATCGTATTCGAAAAAGGGCTGTTCGAGCAGTTCCTGACGATGCCGCGCAATTTCTTCCAGCTGAATACGATGGTGCTGCGCCGAGAGCTGCTGGACCAGGTCGGCCTGATCGGGGAGGAGCATCATCTGGGCGAGGATACGACCTTCCTCATGCGCTTCTTCGACCGCTGCCGCATCGCGCTTCAGCCCGAGCCGCACTCCGTCTATTACGAGTCGGAAGACAGCCTGTATTTCTTCTGCGACCGCCGCGGCCTGGATCCCGATCAGATCGGAGCCGACGAGAAGCTGCAGCGCCGCTTCGAGGAGCTCGGCGAGCGCTCGGTCGCCGTCCGCCGGCAAGTGCGCCGCCAGGTCGAGCAGTCGGATGCCGTCACGGAGCGGACGCGCCGACGGCTGCTGGCGGGCATCGACTACGGCATCGCGGGCAAGTACTACACGCTCGCCTATCTGGCCCGCCGCGACCGGAGAAGGTCGCTCGGCTATTGCCGGCGCTCGCTGGCGGCCAAGCCGCATCTGCTCACGCTGCTGCTGGCCGCTCGACTGCTGGCCGGAAGAAGCGGCGGCAGCCCGATGCTTCGCCGCGCGCTGGATCTATGGTAG
- a CDS encoding putative polysaccharide biosynthesis protein — MVKKDSLIRGTLILAAAALIARVLGVFQKVPLDYLFTGGGSGYLGIANNVYLYLLVIATAGIPSAISKMVSERYAIGRPDEAQRIYRAGLLFGVVTGVVLAAALWALAPWYAEHIAKSPDAAASVRAIAPALILFPVIAMMRGYFQGRQLMSAGGISQIVEQIARVLLGVALAVVVFNLGWGDTWVSAAATFGSVFGSIGAFLVMLYYARKLKRSDLEEELAAGAEAAAAVGPTGRRAAPPMRLKAIYKEMFAMSIPVVVTAMTVQFIYLVDASFFIRWTSGFFASEAAAEQVRNYLIYNGQSIAGIPPILAIALSQSILPVLSAANSVGRLDEVQRQASLVMRIVVFTGVPAALLLTVAAHSVNGLLFVDPAASGMVAALTVGTIFQITMMTSNSILFGLGTPRPAMISTLIGYAVKIVGSLLLGPLLGGYGFVIASMLCFMVITSLNLLAIRQKVQLRVLGKRWTPYLAAVIITAAAGFGTDMTVRGMLGTALHAKLVFLAGVIATSLVCGFFYLFLLVALGVIREADAKSFPGPLRKLLLPLVRRLGRRDGQVSADL; from the coding sequence ATGGTCAAGAAGGATTCTCTCATTCGCGGCACGCTCATCCTGGCTGCCGCGGCTCTGATCGCCCGCGTGCTGGGCGTGTTCCAGAAAGTGCCCCTGGACTACCTGTTCACCGGCGGGGGCTCGGGCTACCTCGGCATCGCCAACAACGTCTACCTCTATCTGCTCGTCATCGCGACGGCCGGCATTCCGAGCGCCATCAGCAAGATGGTATCGGAGCGGTATGCGATCGGACGGCCGGACGAAGCGCAGCGCATCTATCGCGCCGGCCTTCTGTTCGGTGTCGTCACCGGCGTGGTGCTCGCCGCGGCTCTGTGGGCGCTCGCTCCCTGGTATGCGGAGCATATCGCCAAGTCGCCGGACGCGGCGGCATCGGTGCGCGCCATCGCGCCTGCGCTCATCCTGTTCCCTGTCATCGCGATGATGCGCGGCTATTTCCAGGGCCGCCAGCTGATGAGCGCGGGCGGCATCTCGCAGATCGTCGAGCAGATCGCGCGCGTGCTGCTCGGCGTCGCGCTCGCGGTCGTCGTCTTCAACCTCGGCTGGGGCGACACCTGGGTATCCGCCGCGGCGACGTTCGGCAGCGTATTCGGCAGCATCGGCGCTTTTCTCGTCATGCTGTATTATGCCCGCAAGCTGAAGCGCTCCGATCTGGAGGAGGAGCTGGCCGCCGGAGCGGAAGCGGCCGCCGCTGTCGGCCCGACGGGCCGCCGCGCCGCGCCGCCGATGCGCCTGAAGGCCATCTACAAGGAAATGTTCGCCATGTCGATCCCGGTCGTCGTGACCGCGATGACGGTCCAGTTCATCTATCTCGTCGACGCGTCGTTCTTCATTCGCTGGACCTCCGGCTTCTTCGCCAGCGAGGCGGCTGCGGAGCAGGTGCGGAACTACCTCATCTACAACGGGCAGTCGATCGCCGGCATCCCGCCGATTCTCGCGATCGCGCTCAGCCAGTCGATCCTGCCGGTGCTGTCCGCAGCCAACTCCGTGGGCCGGCTCGACGAGGTGCAGCGCCAGGCGTCGCTCGTCATGCGCATCGTCGTGTTCACCGGCGTCCCGGCGGCGCTGCTGCTCACGGTCGCCGCGCATAGCGTCAACGGCCTGCTGTTCGTCGACCCGGCCGCGAGCGGCATGGTCGCCGCCCTTACGGTCGGCACGATCTTCCAGATCACGATGATGACGTCCAACTCGATCCTGTTCGGACTCGGCACGCCGCGTCCGGCGATGATAAGCACGCTCATCGGCTATGCCGTCAAGATCGTCGGCAGCCTGCTGCTCGGCCCGCTGCTGGGAGGGTACGGCTTCGTGATCGCCTCCATGCTCTGCTTCATGGTCATCACCTCGCTCAACCTGCTGGCGATCCGGCAAAAGGTGCAGCTGCGGGTGCTCGGCAAGCGCTGGACGCCTTATCTGGCGGCGGTAATCATTACGGCCGCGGCCGGCTTCGGCACGGACATGACCGTGCGCGGCATGCTCGGCACGGCGCTGCACGCCAAGCTCGTCTTCCTCGCGGGAGTGATCGCGACGAGCCTCGTCTGCGGCTTCTTCTACCTGTTCCTGCTGGTCGCGCTCGGCGTCATCCGCGAAGCCGACGCCAAAAGCTTCCCCGGCCCGCTGCGCAAGCTGCTGCTGCCGCTCGTGCGGCGGCTCGGCCGCCGCGACGGGCAGGTTTCGGCGGACCTATGA